The following proteins are encoded in a genomic region of Lentilitoribacter sp. Alg239-R112:
- a CDS encoding ABC transporter ATP-binding protein: MMQVKEETIVNPAKERDIILSVDNIEVVYNEYVLVLRGLSLEVERGSITALLGANGAGKSTTLKAISGLLKSEDGEITRGSITFDGQTISNQEPDSTVRSGVFQVMEGRRIIQDMTVMENLRLGAFTRKDRANIADDIELVYSYFPRLRERNGLAGYLSGGEQQMLAIGRAMMARPKLILMDEPSMGLSPLLVKEVFGIIKKLNKDFGVSILLVEQNAAMALNCASHGYIMENGKVVLDGTSAELRENEDIKEFYLGGSGERKSFKNIKSFKRRKRWL, from the coding sequence ATGATGCAAGTTAAAGAAGAGACAATTGTTAATCCCGCAAAAGAGCGTGATATTATCTTGTCGGTTGATAATATTGAAGTCGTTTATAACGAATATGTGCTTGTTTTACGCGGATTAAGTCTTGAGGTCGAGCGCGGCTCTATTACCGCTTTGCTTGGTGCAAACGGTGCTGGTAAATCAACAACGCTTAAGGCCATCAGTGGTTTATTGAAATCCGAAGATGGCGAAATTACACGTGGTTCAATTACTTTTGATGGCCAGACTATCAGCAATCAGGAACCGGATTCTACAGTTCGTTCAGGTGTTTTTCAGGTCATGGAAGGCCGACGAATTATTCAAGATATGACGGTGATGGAAAATCTTCGTTTGGGTGCGTTTACACGCAAAGACCGAGCAAATATTGCTGATGATATTGAGCTGGTTTATTCCTATTTTCCGCGCCTTAGAGAGCGTAATGGTCTTGCTGGTTACCTATCCGGCGGGGAACAGCAAATGCTAGCCATTGGTCGCGCGATGATGGCACGCCCAAAACTAATATTGATGGATGAGCCGTCTATGGGACTATCGCCTCTGCTGGTAAAAGAAGTCTTTGGCATCATTAAAAAACTCAACAAAGATTTTGGCGTTTCCATTTTGCTTGTGGAGCAGAACGCAGCAATGGCACTTAATTGCGCCTCACACGGTTATATTATGGAAAATGGAAAAGTTGTGTTGGATGGGACTTCGGCAGAACTGCGTGAGAACGAAGATATCAAGGAATTTTATCTTGGTGGTAGTGGAGAAAGAAAAAGCTTCAAAAATATTAAGTCATTCAAACGTCGTAAACGCTGGTTGTAA
- a CDS encoding AMP-binding protein, translating into MAKANVNKANPRTWIDPRELRSENDRKAEQLSRLRDVIINARNQPYYEKAFRTVPVINSFSDLEKLPVLRKQDLIDIQPAAPPFGGLMGDSSRADYLFVSPGPIHEPGFMDPDFWRSARALRSAGFKQGDIVHNTFSYHLTPGAWIFDSGSRAIGCSVIPAGNAPIEQQVMAIFQYQANAYVGTPDFLKTLIEACQAADRGPVPFTKAMVSGGALTPGLRDFFFKSGVQVLQCYATAELGLIAYEVDISGQMVADEDVIIEIIDPDTGCSVPNGQVGEVVVTTLRKDYPLIRFGTGDLSSFVAPEFCKADLNGRTGAILAGWLGRADQASKIRGMFVRPSQLTALCSQIEGLQRVRLVIDRDNEKDDIMLFCEMEDAPVEAVEGEVLENIAQLFRELCHLKTKVSLVDHGTLVDDGRVIVDMRR; encoded by the coding sequence ATGGCAAAAGCAAATGTTAATAAAGCAAATCCCCGGACTTGGATTGACCCACGTGAGCTTCGATCTGAAAATGATAGAAAAGCCGAACAACTTAGTAGATTACGCGATGTAATTATTAATGCGCGAAACCAACCATACTATGAAAAGGCTTTTCGCACAGTACCAGTTATCAATTCATTTTCTGATCTGGAAAAATTACCCGTATTACGCAAACAGGATCTTATTGACATTCAACCAGCTGCTCCACCATTCGGCGGATTAATGGGGGATAGCAGCCGCGCAGATTATCTGTTTGTTTCTCCTGGACCAATTCACGAACCTGGGTTCATGGATCCTGATTTTTGGCGCTCGGCACGCGCGTTGCGATCAGCAGGTTTTAAACAGGGTGATATCGTTCATAATACGTTTTCTTATCATTTAACCCCGGGTGCTTGGATTTTTGATTCTGGTTCTCGTGCGATTGGATGCTCTGTCATTCCAGCAGGAAATGCGCCGATTGAACAACAAGTTATGGCTATTTTTCAATATCAGGCAAATGCTTATGTAGGCACGCCGGATTTTTTGAAAACACTTATTGAAGCATGTCAAGCTGCCGATCGCGGGCCAGTACCTTTCACCAAAGCCATGGTGAGCGGCGGTGCACTCACACCTGGTTTGCGCGATTTTTTCTTCAAATCGGGAGTTCAGGTTTTACAATGTTATGCGACTGCAGAATTAGGTCTTATAGCCTATGAAGTTGATATTTCTGGCCAGATGGTAGCTGATGAAGACGTAATTATAGAGATCATTGACCCGGATACCGGATGTAGTGTGCCCAACGGCCAAGTTGGTGAAGTTGTTGTTACAACGCTTCGCAAGGATTACCCACTTATACGTTTTGGTACGGGTGACCTTTCCTCGTTTGTTGCACCCGAGTTTTGCAAGGCTGACCTTAATGGACGTACTGGCGCTATTCTTGCGGGCTGGCTGGGGCGAGCAGACCAAGCATCAAAGATTCGTGGAATGTTTGTCCGACCAAGCCAACTGACAGCTCTTTGCTCCCAAATTGAAGGATTGCAACGCGTCCGCCTTGTCATCGATCGTGATAATGAAAAAGACGACATTATGCTATTTTGCGAAATGGAAGATGCCCCAGTGGAAGCGGTGGAAGGTGAGGTGCTAGAAAACATAGCACAGTTATTTCGTGAGTTATGCCATCTAAAAACAAAAGTCTCTTTGGTTGACCATGGTACGCTTGTTGATGATGGCCGAGTAATCGTGGATATGCGCAGATAG
- a CDS encoding YafY family protein yields the protein MRRAERLFRLIALLRSQSISRADDLAEQLEVSVRTIYRDIAHVQASGVPIDGEPGVGYMLRPGFDLPPMTMTVDQISAVAIGLKFVIEAADEELAYSAKEVRDKLSSTLPAEASELLQAAPFFVARNATRPPSFTPMIRKAIQQRELLKILYKTPDKTRCEREIEPLSLTVFTEGWMIGAWCRLRQDFRYFRLDRIIHIESMPERFVDDPQRNLKALRKVKH from the coding sequence TTGCGTCGAGCTGAACGTTTGTTTCGATTAATAGCTTTACTGCGATCACAATCAATTTCACGAGCTGACGATCTAGCTGAGCAGTTGGAAGTGAGTGTTCGCACAATTTATCGCGACATCGCTCATGTGCAGGCTTCGGGTGTTCCAATTGATGGGGAGCCAGGCGTCGGCTATATGCTGCGTCCCGGGTTTGACCTCCCACCAATGACTATGACGGTTGATCAGATTTCAGCTGTGGCAATCGGTTTAAAATTTGTAATCGAGGCCGCAGATGAAGAGCTTGCTTACTCCGCCAAAGAAGTACGCGACAAATTGAGCTCTACATTACCAGCAGAAGCCAGCGAGTTGCTTCAAGCTGCTCCCTTTTTTGTAGCACGCAATGCCACTCGACCACCGAGTTTTACTCCAATGATACGCAAAGCAATCCAGCAGCGGGAGTTGCTTAAGATACTGTACAAAACTCCAGATAAAACAAGGTGCGAACGAGAAATCGAACCACTCTCCCTAACTGTGTTTACAGAAGGGTGGATGATAGGGGCATGGTGTCGTTTACGACAAGATTTCAGGTACTTCCGATTAGACAGAATTATCCATATAGAATCAATGCCGGAGCGGTTTGTCGATGATCCACAGCGCAATCTAAAAGCTTTACGCAAGGTTAAACATTAA
- a CDS encoding SDR family oxidoreductase — MKTSKIAIVTGASRGIGAAIAMRLARDGLSVVVNFNTQQASAEEVCQKIRSDGGTAMPIGADIATSVGCKTLVEAVKSEFGGIDVLVNNAGWACRSSLKKVAHDTMRRQLSINVEGMIMLSQSATAHMNDHGRIINITSIAAAGGPDFTVYGATKAAGNSITKSLAHELGPRGITVNAVAPAAVETDLFYEVGLDKSRAIGLQNTPLGFEGSCVDVANAVSFFVSQDAKWITGQVLNVCGGKSL; from the coding sequence ATGAAAACTTCCAAAATAGCAATAGTAACAGGTGCTTCGCGCGGGATCGGTGCAGCTATTGCAATGCGGTTAGCACGGGATGGGCTTTCAGTAGTTGTGAATTTTAATACCCAACAGGCGAGCGCGGAAGAAGTGTGTCAAAAAATTAGATCGGACGGTGGAACTGCTATGCCGATAGGTGCCGATATTGCAACATCAGTGGGCTGTAAAACATTGGTGGAGGCTGTCAAGTCTGAATTTGGGGGCATAGATGTGCTTGTAAACAATGCCGGGTGGGCGTGTAGATCTTCACTAAAAAAAGTCGCGCATGACACAATGAGGCGTCAACTTTCGATCAACGTAGAAGGTATGATTATGTTATCACAGTCAGCAACCGCCCACATGAACGATCACGGGCGTATTATCAATATTACCTCGATTGCGGCGGCTGGCGGACCAGATTTTACCGTTTACGGAGCTACCAAAGCAGCTGGAAATTCGATTACAAAAAGTCTTGCACATGAGCTTGGTCCAAGAGGAATAACAGTTAATGCTGTAGCACCAGCTGCTGTGGAGACAGATCTGTTTTATGAGGTCGGACTTGATAAATCGCGCGCGATAGGCCTTCAAAATACGCCACTTGGATTTGAAGGAAGTTGCGTGGATGTTGCAAATGCTGTTTCGTTCTTCGTTTCGCAGGATGCAAAGTGGATCACAGGCCAAGTTCTAAATGTATGTGGCGGTAAGAGCCTGTAG
- a CDS encoding Crp/Fnr family transcriptional regulator, producing MNMSLDQSLIKDLPPFLDMDHEALAELLGVARSEHFAKGDAIFSQADEAHKFYVLLDGYIQVAKLTPDGEQVVMRYITSGELFGIAKAVGQKNYPASAIAAVDCVVLVISDAIWDELTDKYPTFASNTYKTVGERLIETQQHVVELATEKVEQRIANAVLKLANQTGRKTEEGILIDFPISRKDISEMTGTTLHTVSRLLSAWEDKGLIKSGRQKITLVEGHKLMLVANGITN from the coding sequence ATGAATATGTCGCTCGACCAATCGCTGATCAAGGATTTACCTCCATTTCTTGACATGGATCACGAGGCCTTAGCCGAACTATTGGGTGTAGCTCGCTCGGAGCACTTTGCTAAAGGCGATGCAATTTTTTCTCAAGCCGATGAAGCCCATAAATTCTATGTGTTATTGGATGGCTATATACAAGTTGCAAAGCTTACGCCTGATGGTGAGCAAGTTGTTATGAGATATATCACCAGTGGCGAATTATTTGGCATTGCCAAAGCCGTTGGCCAAAAAAATTACCCCGCCAGTGCAATTGCTGCAGTTGATTGTGTTGTGCTTGTTATATCAGATGCAATTTGGGATGAGTTAACTGATAAGTACCCAACATTTGCATCGAACACCTACAAAACTGTCGGTGAGCGGCTTATCGAGACACAACAACATGTAGTCGAGTTAGCAACAGAAAAAGTCGAACAACGTATTGCAAATGCCGTTTTAAAGCTTGCAAATCAAACAGGACGAAAGACCGAAGAAGGCATATTAATTGACTTCCCTATTTCACGAAAAGATATTTCTGAGATGACAGGAACTACTCTTCATACTGTATCTCGACTTTTGAGTGCCTGGGAAGATAAGGGACTTATTAAATCTGGGCGGCAGAAAATCACCCTGGTGGAAGGACATAAACTTATGTTGGTTGCCAATGGTATTACAAATTAA
- a CDS encoding NnrS family protein encodes MAEKTNRSTLTIPLLSVGFRPFFLLASGYTAFSMVLWLPYFQGELELYTTFTVVDWHIHEWLFGFLPAIITGFLLTAVPNWTGRLPIRGISLAFLVSIWIFGRIAISFSDLIGWLFTALIDCSFLILVALLIAREVITGKNWKNLKVLLPLSILALANIFFHIESAFHGSTDISRRFGIAASIALILLIGGRIIPSFTRNWLVRENPGKLPKPFGKFDMYSIVMSIIALLCWIVFPNVLATGILLILAGVVQFIRLCRWAGHRTWYEPLVVILHLSYLFIPIGFLLLSLGIFFPETVPLAAGIHILGVGAIGGMTLSVMMRASLGHTGQDLKASPFSVLIFAGLVVSVCARLFQALSIGDYELMFTISGVAWIFAFGGFALSYGPALLRPKG; translated from the coding sequence ATGGCAGAAAAAACAAATAGAAGTACTTTAACTATCCCACTGTTAAGTGTTGGTTTTAGACCGTTCTTTCTGCTTGCATCAGGATATACGGCTTTCAGCATGGTTTTATGGTTGCCTTATTTTCAAGGTGAACTGGAACTATACACCACATTTACTGTTGTTGATTGGCACATTCATGAGTGGCTTTTCGGTTTCCTACCGGCAATTATAACGGGATTTCTTCTGACGGCAGTTCCAAACTGGACGGGTCGTCTGCCGATACGTGGTATATCGCTGGCTTTTCTAGTATCTATCTGGATTTTTGGGCGTATTGCCATCTCATTTTCAGATCTGATAGGCTGGCTTTTTACCGCACTGATCGACTGTTCGTTCCTGATACTCGTTGCGCTCCTTATCGCACGCGAAGTAATAACGGGGAAGAACTGGAAGAATTTAAAGGTGCTTCTTCCGCTTTCAATCTTGGCACTGGCAAATATCTTCTTTCATATTGAAAGTGCTTTTCATGGCAGTACTGACATCAGTAGACGTTTTGGAATAGCCGCGAGCATAGCCCTTATACTCCTCATTGGAGGGCGCATTATACCAAGCTTCACAAGAAATTGGTTAGTTCGAGAGAACCCAGGAAAGCTACCTAAACCATTTGGAAAATTTGATATGTATTCAATTGTAATGAGCATAATCGCACTACTATGCTGGATTGTGTTTCCAAATGTACTGGCAACAGGAATATTGCTTATTTTAGCAGGTGTTGTGCAGTTCATTCGGTTGTGCAGATGGGCGGGACACCGAACATGGTATGAGCCTTTGGTTGTGATTTTGCATCTAAGTTACTTGTTTATCCCGATCGGATTTCTTCTATTAAGTCTGGGTATATTTTTCCCCGAAACTGTTCCACTTGCTGCTGGCATTCACATTCTTGGGGTAGGTGCAATAGGAGGTATGACCCTTTCGGTTATGATGCGAGCATCACTTGGTCATACTGGCCAAGACCTTAAGGCCTCTCCATTTTCGGTTTTAATATTTGCTGGCCTTGTGGTGTCTGTGTGTGCAAGACTTTTTCAAGCTTTGTCGATAGGCGATTATGAACTTATGTTCACCATTTCTGGTGTGGCTTGGATTTTCGCTTTTGGTGGTTTCGCGTTATCTTATGGTCCAGCACTGTTAAGACCAAAAGGCTAA
- a CDS encoding FAD:protein FMN transferase has protein sequence MSINRRRFITIAAGATFATSTYSAHVKPVNWKGIVLGADSQLIISDMAEHDAKQVIKLVVDEVNRLEDIFSLYRSNSALMRLNRFGLLENPPLELVSLFSTIDLIHDASGGYFDPTIQPLWQIYAEHKGHPPRNLLEQKLKLVGWDNVEHSTQVIQFAMPAMALTLNGIAQGFVTDRIVQVLKSEGLRNAVVKMGEISALGQNERGKPWNVSLSNADRDIADKIVPLSDTSIATSSVNGTTFDGYIGHILDPKHGIPGQNLWQSISVINKSASLADGISTAASLMNESQIEDMLVRFQNTLLLAKFNSGEEFKHQS, from the coding sequence ATGAGTATAAATCGAAGGCGATTCATAACCATTGCTGCCGGTGCGACGTTTGCAACTTCAACATACTCGGCTCACGTTAAACCAGTAAACTGGAAAGGCATTGTTTTGGGGGCTGACTCGCAGCTTATTATCTCAGACATGGCAGAGCATGATGCGAAGCAAGTTATTAAACTCGTAGTCGATGAAGTAAATCGACTTGAAGATATCTTTAGTCTTTACAGGTCAAATAGTGCATTGATGCGACTAAACCGATTTGGTCTGCTGGAAAATCCCCCGCTTGAGCTAGTATCATTATTCTCAACCATCGACCTTATTCATGACGCCAGTGGTGGATATTTTGACCCAACTATACAGCCGCTTTGGCAGATTTATGCGGAACATAAAGGCCACCCACCACGCAATTTATTAGAACAGAAACTTAAGTTAGTGGGTTGGGATAATGTGGAACATTCCACTCAAGTGATCCAATTTGCTATGCCTGCAATGGCATTGACTTTAAATGGTATTGCTCAGGGTTTCGTAACAGATCGTATTGTGCAGGTTCTCAAATCAGAAGGTTTGCGAAATGCGGTTGTAAAGATGGGTGAAATCTCAGCCCTTGGCCAAAATGAGCGAGGTAAGCCTTGGAATGTGAGTTTATCGAATGCAGACCGGGATATTGCAGATAAAATAGTCCCGCTGTCGGACACATCAATTGCAACATCATCTGTAAATGGCACAACATTCGATGGGTATATTGGACATATCTTGGACCCCAAACATGGAATACCCGGCCAGAACCTTTGGCAAAGCATAAGTGTCATAAATAAATCAGCTTCGCTCGCAGATGGTATTTCAACTGCCGCATCTTTGATGAATGAAAGTCAAATTGAAGACATGCTTGTCCGATTTCAAAATACGCTCTTGTTGGCTAAGTTTAATAGCGGAGAAGAATTTAAGCACCAAAGTTGA
- a CDS encoding nitrous oxide reductase accessory protein NosL, protein MNVKHLTQFSALLASLVLTGCSGQSTSTNVPDAIAMTEEAVGHYCNMNILEHEGPKAQIHLKNIKFPIWFSQVRDAVAYTRLPEETFEIAAIYVHDMSKAASWAAPGDNAWIDINQAYFVINSNATGGMGAPETIPFDSMEGALAFKFENGGTIVKLDDIPDEYVLGPVDINHQTTGSVQ, encoded by the coding sequence ATGAATGTAAAACATCTAACCCAATTTTCAGCGCTGCTAGCATCACTTGTTTTGACAGGGTGTAGTGGTCAAAGCACGAGCACGAATGTACCAGATGCTATCGCAATGACGGAAGAAGCAGTTGGCCATTACTGCAATATGAACATTCTTGAACATGAAGGCCCGAAAGCTCAAATTCATCTCAAAAACATAAAGTTTCCAATCTGGTTCTCACAGGTTCGCGATGCAGTGGCTTATACGCGACTACCCGAAGAAACTTTTGAAATTGCAGCAATCTATGTCCATGACATGTCTAAAGCTGCCAGCTGGGCAGCACCGGGGGACAACGCATGGATAGATATAAATCAGGCATATTTCGTAATAAATAGCAACGCAACGGGCGGCATGGGCGCGCCTGAAACAATCCCATTTGATTCAATGGAGGGTGCGCTGGCTTTTAAGTTTGAGAACGGCGGAACCATCGTAAAACTTGATGATATTCCTGATGAATATGTCCTAGGGCCCGTTGATATTAATCACCAGACGACAGGAAGCGTTCAATGA
- a CDS encoding ABC transporter permease subunit: MHSVITIAQNEIRIGIRNRWVVLASVILLVFALVLVLLGSAPTGATKTDSLTVVVASLSTLTVYLVPLIALLLSFDAIAGEIDKGTLQLTFATPVSRADVLLGKFLGHLFVLSLAVIIGYGAAGGVSFFFNPETPWSSLVDLTRLIGTSIILGGTFIAIGYVASTSVRQTGTAAAVAISIWLFTVVLYDLALLGGLLISVDGYFAKVLFPYFLLLNPADAFRVFNMSAIETSGFSTGLDSGGQQMPLAPKFAMLSPLVWTGVALVISTVILKRVQP; encoded by the coding sequence ATGCATTCTGTTATTACGATTGCCCAAAATGAAATACGCATTGGCATTCGCAATCGTTGGGTTGTTCTGGCATCTGTTATTTTATTGGTTTTTGCACTCGTTCTTGTTCTTCTGGGGAGTGCACCTACGGGAGCCACCAAAACTGACAGTTTGACAGTTGTAGTAGCGAGCCTATCCACGTTAACTGTATATCTTGTTCCTCTCATCGCCCTGTTATTGTCGTTTGACGCGATTGCCGGCGAGATAGATAAAGGCACGTTGCAGTTAACATTTGCAACTCCGGTTTCGCGCGCCGACGTTCTATTGGGAAAATTTTTGGGACACCTTTTTGTCCTGTCACTCGCCGTTATCATTGGTTATGGCGCAGCTGGAGGTGTTTCATTTTTTTTCAATCCTGAAACACCTTGGTCTAGTTTAGTTGATCTCACCCGCCTGATTGGAACAAGCATAATCTTGGGTGGAACATTCATCGCCATTGGTTATGTCGCAAGCACGAGCGTTCGCCAAACAGGCACCGCTGCTGCCGTGGCCATCTCAATCTGGCTATTTACTGTTGTCCTTTATGATCTGGCGTTGCTTGGGGGATTACTCATAAGTGTCGATGGATATTTCGCAAAGGTGCTCTTCCCATACTTTCTTCTTCTCAATCCAGCCGATGCATTTCGAGTTTTTAATATGTCGGCCATCGAAACATCGGGGTTTTCGACGGGGCTGGATTCAGGAGGGCAGCAAATGCCATTAGCGCCTAAATTTGCCATGTTAAGCCCATTAGTTTGGACAGGTGTTGCACTTGTTATCTCAACCGTAATTTTAAAGAGGGTTCAGCCATGA
- a CDS encoding ABC transporter ATP-binding protein, giving the protein MVTPILRTNCVSKQFKSLQALNEVSIELKPGERVALLGHNGAGKTTLFRIVLGFLSANSGNVEIMGHLPGSKDARRAISYLPESIAFPKMLTGREIISYYAKLKKASFSDVNGSLEKVDLVEAANRPCGTYSKGMRQRLGLAQALIGDPKLLLLDEPTSGLDPISRQRFYQIISDVSVKGTAVLLSSHGLSELEAKTDRVAILRKGALVANGSLSQLQAAANLPIRIRISSKPDMIENVYEQFGGRRINGSSVEFSCSQSSKMKNLAEISSLGNAINDVEIFTPTLDEIYRHFSASEQSEDM; this is encoded by the coding sequence ATGGTAACCCCGATACTTAGAACCAATTGTGTTTCAAAGCAGTTCAAGTCGTTACAAGCGCTGAATGAGGTTTCCATAGAGCTTAAGCCAGGTGAACGTGTCGCATTACTGGGGCACAATGGTGCTGGGAAAACAACACTATTTCGCATCGTATTGGGTTTTCTATCAGCAAATAGTGGCAATGTCGAAATTATGGGACACCTACCTGGAAGCAAGGACGCAAGAAGAGCAATCTCATATCTACCGGAAAGCATAGCATTCCCAAAAATGCTGACAGGCAGAGAAATCATTTCCTATTACGCCAAATTAAAAAAAGCCTCGTTCTCTGATGTGAACGGATCCCTTGAGAAAGTTGACCTGGTTGAAGCAGCTAATCGGCCATGTGGAACATATTCCAAAGGCATGCGTCAGAGATTGGGGTTAGCGCAGGCTCTGATTGGAGATCCCAAACTGCTTCTACTTGATGAACCAACATCAGGTCTTGATCCGATCTCTCGGCAGCGATTCTATCAAATCATCTCGGATGTATCAGTCAAAGGGACCGCTGTGCTTTTATCCTCACACGGTTTGAGCGAGTTGGAAGCCAAAACTGATCGAGTGGCAATTCTGCGTAAAGGCGCCTTGGTAGCCAATGGTTCGTTATCCCAATTGCAGGCAGCAGCAAACTTACCCATTCGGATTAGAATTAGTTCAAAACCAGACATGATCGAAAATGTGTACGAGCAGTTTGGGGGGCGAAGAATTAATGGTTCATCTGTGGAATTTTCATGTTCGCAATCTTCAAAAATGAAAAATTTGGCGGAGATATCGAGTTTGGGAAACGCCATCAATGATGTCGAAATATTTACTCCCACCCTGGATGAAATTTATCGACATTTTTCCGCATCTGAACAAAGCGAGGATATGTAA
- a CDS encoding nitrous oxide reductase family maturation protein NosD, protein MLARIIISLFWVTLLSTSVMAADEIVKPGKNALVRAIEMANSGDRLILEAGDYVGGFTLTKSIEIHGNGDVNIIGAETGSVIRVDVPDVVISGLHLTGSGSNHKTIDSGVQLTKKAANAIIQNNYLEGNLYGIDVHGARNALVRNNTIIGRQGRRMNRRGNGVYVWNAPGARVENNKIKYGRDGIFVNSSRENTFTNNRFEDLRFAVHYMYADKSEVSGNVSIGNHLGYAIMFTTHVKIENNLSIGDRDHGIMLNYANKAIVKGNVIQNGGKKCLFMYNANKNILRDNHFEGCPIGIHFTAGSERNEIVGNSFIGNRIQVKYVGSRDHDWRGNFWSDHAAFDVNGDNIADQAFRPNDTMDQILWTQPTAKLLLGSPAIQLIKWAQKEFPSLLPGGVIDEQPRMKPTFNASMAAKRIQGRI, encoded by the coding sequence ATGTTAGCTCGCATCATAATTAGTTTATTTTGGGTAACTTTGCTTTCTACATCTGTTATGGCTGCAGATGAGATTGTTAAACCCGGAAAAAATGCATTGGTGCGGGCCATCGAAATGGCGAACTCTGGTGACCGATTAATTCTTGAGGCCGGAGATTATGTGGGCGGTTTTACGCTTACCAAATCCATTGAAATTCATGGAAATGGCGATGTTAATATTATCGGTGCAGAAACGGGTTCTGTTATCCGTGTTGATGTTCCTGATGTTGTGATTTCAGGCTTGCACCTGACAGGCTCAGGCTCCAACCATAAAACCATAGATAGTGGTGTTCAACTGACGAAAAAAGCTGCAAATGCTATTATTCAGAATAACTATTTAGAAGGCAATTTGTACGGCATTGATGTTCATGGGGCACGAAATGCACTGGTGCGAAACAATACGATAATTGGGCGGCAAGGTCGACGCATGAACCGACGAGGTAATGGGGTTTATGTTTGGAACGCGCCAGGCGCACGGGTCGAGAATAACAAAATTAAGTATGGGCGCGACGGCATATTTGTCAATTCAAGCCGGGAGAACACATTTACCAATAACCGCTTCGAAGACCTGCGATTTGCTGTGCATTACATGTATGCAGACAAAAGTGAAGTTTCTGGAAATGTGTCAATTGGAAATCACCTTGGTTATGCCATTATGTTCACAACCCATGTCAAAATTGAAAACAACTTATCAATAGGTGATCGCGATCATGGCATCATGCTCAACTATGCCAACAAAGCAATTGTTAAAGGAAATGTTATCCAAAACGGCGGGAAGAAATGCCTGTTCATGTACAACGCCAATAAAAATATTTTACGAGACAATCACTTTGAAGGCTGTCCGATAGGGATACATTTTACTGCAGGTTCTGAACGCAATGAGATCGTTGGAAACTCATTTATCGGCAATCGCATTCAGGTCAAATATGTTGGCTCTCGCGATCATGATTGGCGGGGTAATTTTTGGAGCGATCATGCAGCATTTGATGTAAACGGCGATAATATCGCTGATCAAGCGTTTCGACCAAACGATACGATGGATCAAATATTATGGACACAACCAACCGCCAAATTACTACTGGGGAGCCCCGCAATTCAACTCATTAAATGGGCACAAAAAGAGTTTCCATCCTTGTTGCCAGGCGGTGTTATCGATGAGCAACCTCGTATGAAACCTACTTTTAATGCAAGCATGGCGGCAAAAAGAATTCAAGGTAGGATATAA